The sequence GCCATCCTGTGGGCCAATCTTCACCTGCTGTTCTGGCTGTCGCTCTTTCCATTCACGACAGCATGGGTCGGCGAAAATCATCTGGCGCCGACGCCCACGGCTGTTTATGGCTTCGTGCTGCTGATGGCCGCCGTCGCGTATTACATACTGCAACGCGCGATCATCGCCCAACAGGGCCGCGACTCACTGCTCGCCTCGGCCATCGGCTGCGACTGGAAGGGCAAGCTCTCGCCGGTGCTCTATTTCTCGGCGATCCCGCTCGCGTTCGTGAATCCGTGGATCTCCAACGGTTTGTATGTGTTTGTCGCGCTGTTGTGGTTGATTCCCGACCGCCGGATCGAGCGCGTGCTTCTGAAGCGAGAGGAAACGTGAAACGTCCCGCTCCACCAACGCCGGAGCAAGG comes from Candidatus Angelobacter sp. and encodes:
- a CDS encoding TMEM175 family protein; amino-acid sequence: MQKNRLEAFSDGVLAIIITIMVLELKVPHAVELAALQPLLPVLLSYALSFIYLGIYWNNHHHMFHSTGHVNGAILWANLHLLFWLSLFPFTTAWVGENHLAPTPTAVYGFVLLMAAVAYYILQRAIIAQQGRDSLLASAIGCDWKGKLSPVLYFSAIPLAFVNPWISNGLYVFVALLWLIPDRRIERVLLKREET